A single window of Candidatus Planktophila sp. DNA harbors:
- a CDS encoding iron ABC transporter permease yields the protein MVPSGGNAGFKKDFSLNFTAILVIAIAAIPLLYLTKRGSEIDRESLTNLLLRDRTIEIYTTTILLASIVLLFSFIVGSTFAWLIHNITLPFGSLPIILSVLPLAIPSYVLTYAWISIYPGFNGFWAAVLVLTLSTSPYVTLVAVASLRRIDFTQVEAGRSLGLSQVAVLRRVIWPQMRVSLSAGLLLVFLYVLSDFGAVSLLGVNTFTRNIYTMYRATFDRNGAAVISLALILLAIFIIALEFRLRGRRTVIKSNAGIVKTHVKIKVGWLRWPLLTLIFTYALLALGVPFWVLTTRFIQNTESIDMASLISATFSTVIASFAGATLAMAFALPLGILLARRSGFIPKLAESSILLTHALPGVVIGLALVALSSKFPWIYQTLPVLAFAYALLFLAKAVGSIRASLQRIAPILHDVSETLGITGLAAFRRVTLPLAAPGVLIGFLLVLLTAMKELPATLMLRPTGYETLATEIWAATSISKFNEAAPYALVLIIIAAIPTFILTRPDKSDSQAQSEGLIQ from the coding sequence GTGGTTCCATCTGGAGGCAATGCTGGTTTCAAAAAAGATTTTTCCCTGAATTTTACAGCGATCCTAGTAATCGCGATCGCCGCAATTCCATTGCTCTACCTCACCAAGCGGGGTAGCGAAATCGATCGGGAATCTCTGACTAATTTGTTGCTACGCGATAGAACTATTGAGATTTATACAACGACAATACTTTTAGCCAGCATTGTTCTGCTCTTCTCCTTCATCGTGGGTTCAACATTTGCATGGCTCATTCACAACATCACACTTCCTTTTGGCTCTTTGCCTATTATTTTGTCTGTGCTTCCCTTGGCCATTCCATCTTATGTTTTAACATATGCCTGGATCTCAATCTATCCCGGCTTTAACGGTTTTTGGGCTGCGGTCCTAGTCCTTACACTTAGCACTAGCCCGTATGTAACTTTGGTGGCAGTAGCGAGTCTGCGACGAATTGATTTTACCCAAGTCGAAGCCGGTCGATCGTTAGGTCTATCTCAAGTGGCGGTGCTCCGTAGAGTTATCTGGCCACAGATGAGAGTAAGTCTTTCTGCCGGCCTACTCCTTGTCTTTCTTTATGTGTTAAGTGATTTTGGCGCCGTATCTCTGCTTGGAGTCAATACTTTTACCAGAAATATTTATACTATGTATCGAGCTACATTTGATCGAAATGGCGCAGCCGTTATTTCGCTAGCTCTCATACTCCTTGCTATTTTCATCATCGCCTTAGAGTTTAGATTGCGCGGTCGACGGACTGTGATTAAATCTAATGCTGGAATTGTTAAAACACACGTTAAAATTAAAGTCGGATGGCTTAGATGGCCATTACTTACTCTGATTTTCACTTATGCGCTCTTAGCCCTCGGTGTTCCATTCTGGGTTCTGACAACACGATTTATTCAAAACACTGAGAGCATCGATATGGCTTCTTTAATCTCAGCAACTTTTTCCACTGTGATTGCATCATTTGCCGGTGCAACTCTTGCCATGGCATTCGCGCTCCCGTTGGGCATTCTTCTGGCGCGCAGATCTGGATTCATTCCAAAATTGGCAGAGTCGTCTATCTTGCTTACTCATGCTCTACCCGGAGTTGTTATTGGCTTAGCACTTGTCGCCCTGAGCTCGAAGTTTCCCTGGATCTATCAGACATTGCCAGTCTTGGCATTTGCCTACGCCCTTCTCTTTTTAGCAAAGGCCGTCGGCTCTATTCGAGCCAGTCTGCAACGAATTGCTCCCATCCTGCATGATGTCTCAGAAACGCTAGGTATAACAGGCTTAGCTGCCTTTAGGCGCGTGACCCTTCCCTTAGCTGCGCCTGGGGTATTAATCGGATTTTTACTAGTGCTTCTTACTGCCATGAAAGAACTACCTGCGACTTTAATGTTGCGCCCTACTGGATACGAGACGCTTGCCACCGAGATTTGGGCGGCAACCTCCATCAGTAAATTTAACGAAGCAGCGCCATATGCTCTCGTTTTAATTATCATCGCAGCAATTCCTACATTTATACTTACCCGGCCGGACAAGTCGGATTCCCAAGCACAGAGTGAAGGGCTTATTCAATGA
- a CDS encoding ABC transporter ATP-binding protein, whose protein sequence is MTSLEVNELTVRFDGRPIVESLSIVVPSGAFAAVLGPSGCGKTTFLRSIAGLITPSSGTIRFGKQLVSISSLVLPPNKRHIGYVPQEGGLFPHLSVAENIGFGVGKSEKIEVVDEMLNLVGMKNLATRKPYQLSGGQQTRVALARALAVKPQIVLLDEPFSALDAALRNELREEVCYLLKERKTTALMVTHDREEALVSADIVALMRHGQILQYGSSRSVYSNPISPEIAISTGDVLLLKAERDASNSIRFALAQIDLKGEIEIGQLVIRPEEIVVSEVPSAAAFSAIVSKVDYYGHDAVLQLVLDSWPDEEITARIAGPLGFSVGQKIWVTHAGPTRWFGLPHKK, encoded by the coding sequence ATGACTTCACTTGAGGTAAATGAGTTAACCGTTCGCTTCGATGGCAGACCCATTGTCGAGAGTTTATCGATTGTAGTTCCATCAGGAGCTTTTGCAGCCGTGCTAGGACCTTCTGGCTGTGGCAAGACAACTTTCCTTCGCTCAATTGCAGGATTAATCACGCCTTCTTCCGGAACGATTCGCTTTGGTAAACAACTTGTTAGCATCTCCTCTCTTGTACTCCCACCAAACAAACGACACATCGGCTATGTTCCACAAGAGGGAGGACTTTTCCCACACCTTAGCGTTGCTGAAAATATTGGTTTTGGAGTGGGCAAAAGTGAGAAAATCGAAGTAGTCGATGAGATGCTCAATCTCGTTGGAATGAAAAATTTAGCAACTAGGAAGCCATACCAATTAAGTGGTGGGCAGCAAACTCGTGTTGCTCTGGCAAGAGCCCTTGCTGTCAAACCGCAGATCGTACTTCTTGATGAGCCCTTTAGCGCCCTTGACGCCGCTTTGCGAAATGAACTGCGCGAAGAAGTCTGCTATTTACTAAAGGAGAGAAAGACAACCGCGTTGATGGTTACTCATGATCGCGAAGAGGCGTTAGTTTCGGCCGATATCGTTGCACTCATGCGTCATGGACAAATCCTCCAATATGGAAGCTCACGTAGCGTCTACTCCAATCCGATCTCTCCTGAAATCGCGATCAGTACAGGAGATGTTCTGCTCTTAAAGGCAGAGCGCGATGCGAGTAATTCAATTCGTTTTGCTCTTGCACAGATTGATCTTAAAGGCGAGATAGAGATCGGGCAGTTAGTTATCAGGCCTGAGGAGATAGTAGTTTCTGAAGTGCCATCGGCCGCGGCTTTTAGCGCCATCGTTTCTAAGGTGGATTACTACGGACATGATGCCGTTCTTCAGCTTGTGTTAGATTCATGGCCGGATGAAGAGATCACGGCTCGCATTGCCGGACCGCTCGGATTTAGCGTAGGGCAAAAAATCTGGGTCACTCATGCCGGACCGACTCGTTGGTTTGGGCTTCCACACAAGAAATAA
- a CDS encoding iron ABC transporter substrate-binding protein translates to MRTIKATILFLVLLLTVTACGIGGSDSQSLTVYSGRSEEFIGPFFADFEAESGVKLNIRYGDSAELAAQILEEGENSPADIFISQDAGALGAVAQAGLLNKLSNEILSLVPATFRASSGQWVGLTGRARVFAYDPRAVTTLPTSIDDLTDPSWSSKIGIAPTNSSFQAFVTALRLIRGDEATKNWLTKIVANNPKLFEKNSQIVEAIDAGQIQLGLVNHYYTWEVSKALGREINVVNGFFGPGDAGNLINVSGAGVFNTSKNQSLANKLIEYLLAEKTQKRFVSETHEYSVLPNVITPAGQPTLREIGAPIVNLDSLKDLKQTQELLIKVGLL, encoded by the coding sequence ATGCGCACAATAAAAGCAACCATCTTATTTTTAGTGCTTCTTCTAACCGTAACCGCCTGCGGAATCGGAGGTTCAGATAGCCAATCGCTGACCGTCTATTCCGGGCGTAGCGAGGAGTTCATCGGCCCTTTCTTTGCCGATTTTGAAGCTGAGAGCGGAGTTAAACTCAATATCCGATATGGAGACTCCGCAGAGCTTGCCGCTCAAATATTAGAGGAGGGTGAAAACTCTCCGGCCGACATTTTTATCTCCCAAGATGCAGGTGCTCTGGGAGCTGTAGCTCAGGCTGGATTACTTAATAAACTGTCCAACGAAATTCTCTCACTTGTACCTGCCACATTTAGAGCCTCTTCGGGACAATGGGTGGGATTGACGGGTCGAGCTCGGGTCTTTGCTTATGATCCGCGAGCCGTCACTACACTTCCTACCTCAATTGATGATCTCACCGATCCATCATGGAGTTCAAAGATAGGAATTGCACCGACAAACTCATCTTTTCAGGCTTTCGTCACGGCTCTTCGATTAATTCGCGGGGATGAAGCTACGAAGAATTGGCTTACCAAGATTGTCGCCAATAATCCCAAATTATTTGAAAAGAATAGCCAAATCGTTGAAGCGATCGATGCTGGACAAATTCAACTGGGTCTTGTTAATCACTACTACACCTGGGAAGTCTCTAAGGCGCTTGGGCGCGAAATAAATGTAGTAAATGGTTTCTTCGGGCCAGGAGATGCCGGAAATCTCATAAATGTTTCGGGTGCAGGGGTATTCAATACCAGCAAAAATCAATCTCTCGCAAATAAGTTAATTGAATACTTACTTGCAGAGAAAACTCAGAAAAGATTTGTTTCAGAGACCCACGAATATTCGGTTTTACCTAATGTGATAACTCCGGCAGGGCAGCCAACTCTTAGAGAGATTGGTGCGCCAATTGTTAACTTGGATTCACTTAAAGATCTCAAGCAAACACAGGAGTTGCTTATTAAAGTCGGGTTACTCTGA